The following proteins are co-located in the Streptomyces bottropensis ATCC 25435 genome:
- a CDS encoding FdhF/YdeP family oxidoreductase yields the protein MAGKAPKSDPVQDAPQVAEPKHAAAGLPAIGHTLRIAQQQMGVKRTALTLLRVNQKDGFDCPGCAWPDPDHRHAAEFCENGAKAVAEEATLRRVTPEFFAAHTVADLATRSGYWLGQQGRLTHPMYLPEGGDRYEPVTWERAFDIVAEELKALASPDEALFYTSGRTSNEAAFLYQLFAREFGTNNLPDCSNMCHESSGSALSETIGIGKGSVLLEDLYKADLIVVAGQNPGTNHPRMLSALEKAKANGAKIITVNPLPEAGLERFKNPQTPQGMFKGAALTDLFLQIRIGGDQALFRLLNKLILETEGAVDEEFVTGHTHGFEEFAEAARAADWDETLTATGLTREKIDEALRMVLASKRTIVCWAMGLTQHKHSVPTIREVVNFLLLRGNIGRPGAGVCPVRGHSNVQGDRTMGIFERPAPAFLDALEREFGFAPPREHGYDVVRAIRAMRDDKAKVFFAMGGNFVSASPDTEVTEAAMRRARLTVHVSTKLNRSHAVTGARALILPTLGRTERDLQGGGEQFVTVEDSMGMVHASRGRLEPASGQLLSETAIVCRLARRVLGEDSRTPWEEFEKDYATIRDRIARVVPGFEDFNARVADPAGFALPHAPRDERRFPTATGKANFTAAPVEYPRLPEGRLLLQTLRSHDQYNTTIYGLDDRYRGIRNGRRVVLVNPEDARALKLADGSYVDLVSEWRDGVERRADGFRVVHYPTARGCAAAYYPETNVLVPLDATADTSNTPASKSVVIRLEQSSTD from the coding sequence ATGGCCGGCAAGGCGCCGAAGAGTGATCCGGTTCAGGACGCGCCGCAGGTCGCGGAGCCCAAGCATGCCGCGGCGGGCCTGCCGGCGATCGGGCACACGTTGCGGATCGCGCAACAGCAGATGGGTGTGAAGCGGACCGCGCTGACGCTGCTGCGGGTCAACCAGAAGGACGGCTTCGACTGCCCGGGCTGCGCCTGGCCGGACCCGGACCACCGGCACGCCGCCGAGTTCTGCGAGAACGGCGCCAAGGCCGTCGCCGAGGAGGCGACGCTGCGCCGGGTCACCCCCGAGTTCTTCGCCGCCCACACCGTGGCCGACCTCGCCACGCGCAGTGGTTACTGGCTCGGCCAGCAGGGGCGGCTCACCCACCCCATGTACCTGCCCGAGGGCGGCGACCGGTACGAGCCGGTGACCTGGGAGCGCGCCTTCGACATCGTCGCCGAGGAACTGAAGGCACTCGCCTCTCCCGACGAGGCCCTCTTCTACACCTCGGGCCGCACGAGCAACGAGGCCGCGTTCCTGTACCAGCTTTTTGCCCGCGAGTTCGGCACGAACAACCTGCCGGACTGCTCCAACATGTGCCACGAGTCGTCGGGCTCCGCGCTGTCCGAGACCATCGGCATCGGCAAGGGCAGCGTCCTGCTGGAGGACCTCTACAAGGCCGACCTGATCGTCGTCGCCGGGCAGAACCCGGGGACGAACCACCCCCGGATGCTCTCCGCGCTGGAGAAGGCCAAGGCCAACGGCGCGAAGATCATCACCGTCAACCCGCTGCCCGAGGCCGGCCTGGAGCGGTTCAAGAACCCGCAGACCCCGCAGGGCATGTTCAAGGGCGCCGCCCTCACCGACCTGTTCCTGCAGATCCGCATCGGCGGCGACCAGGCCCTGTTCCGCCTCCTCAACAAACTGATCCTGGAGACCGAGGGCGCGGTCGACGAGGAGTTCGTCACCGGGCACACGCACGGCTTCGAGGAGTTCGCCGAGGCCGCCCGCGCCGCCGACTGGGACGAGACGCTCACCGCGACCGGCCTCACGCGCGAGAAGATCGACGAGGCGCTGCGCATGGTCCTCGCCTCGAAGCGGACCATCGTCTGCTGGGCCATGGGCCTCACCCAGCACAAGCACTCGGTGCCGACCATCCGCGAGGTGGTCAACTTCCTTCTGCTGCGCGGCAACATCGGCCGCCCCGGCGCGGGCGTCTGCCCGGTGCGCGGCCACTCCAACGTGCAGGGCGACCGCACGATGGGCATCTTCGAACGGCCCGCCCCGGCCTTCCTGGACGCCCTGGAGAGGGAGTTCGGCTTCGCCCCGCCCCGCGAGCACGGCTACGACGTCGTACGGGCCATCAGGGCCATGCGCGACGACAAGGCGAAGGTCTTCTTCGCCATGGGCGGCAACTTCGTGTCGGCCTCCCCCGACACCGAGGTCACCGAGGCGGCCATGCGCCGCGCCCGGCTCACCGTGCACGTGTCGACGAAGCTGAACCGCTCGCACGCGGTCACGGGCGCGCGGGCCCTGATCCTGCCCACCCTCGGCCGCACCGAGCGTGACCTCCAGGGCGGCGGCGAGCAGTTCGTGACCGTGGAGGACTCCATGGGCATGGTGCACGCCTCACGCGGCCGGCTGGAGCCCGCGAGCGGGCAGCTGCTGTCCGAGACGGCCATCGTGTGCCGGCTGGCCCGCCGGGTGCTCGGCGAGGACAGCCGTACGCCGTGGGAGGAGTTCGAGAAGGACTACGCGACGATCCGCGACCGCATCGCGCGCGTGGTCCCCGGTTTCGAGGACTTCAACGCGCGCGTGGCCGACCCCGCCGGCTTCGCCCTCCCGCACGCCCCGCGCGACGAGCGGCGCTTCCCCACCGCCACCGGCAAGGCCAACTTCACGGCCGCGCCCGTCGAGTACCCGCGGCTGCCCGAGGGCCGCCTCCTGCTGCAGACGCTGCGCTCGCACGACCAGTACAACACCACCATCTACGGCCTGGACGACCGCTACCGGGGGATCAGGAACGGCCGCCGGGTCGTCCTGGTCAACCCCGAGGACGCGCGCGCGCTGAAGCTCGCGGACGGCTCGTACGTGGACCTGGTGAGCGAGTGGCGGGACGGCGTGGAGCGCCGGGCCGACGGCTTCCGGGTGGTGCACTATCCGACCGCCCGCGGCTGCGCGGCCGCCTACTACCCGGAGACCAACGTCCTGGTGCCGCTGGACGCCACCGCCGACACCAGCAACACCCCGGCCAGCAAGTCCGTCGTGATCCGTCTGGAACAATCGTCGACCGACTGA
- a CDS encoding PaaI family thioesterase yields MGEQHHAKFPQEVIDEYAALGIDLVAMFSAGHLGTRMGVRIVEASADRVVGTMPVEGNTQPYGLLHGGASAVLAETLGSVGSMLHAGSSKIAVGVDLNCTHHRGVRSGLVTGVATPLHRGRSTATYEIVVSDEDGERVCTARLTCLLRDAPAAPGERTGTSG; encoded by the coding sequence ATGGGCGAGCAGCACCACGCGAAGTTCCCGCAAGAGGTCATCGACGAGTACGCGGCCCTCGGCATCGACCTGGTGGCGATGTTCTCCGCGGGACATCTGGGCACGCGGATGGGCGTGCGGATCGTGGAGGCCTCCGCGGACCGGGTCGTCGGCACGATGCCCGTGGAGGGCAACACCCAGCCGTACGGCCTGCTGCACGGCGGTGCGTCCGCCGTGCTGGCGGAGACGCTCGGGTCGGTCGGCTCCATGCTGCACGCGGGCAGCTCCAAGATCGCCGTGGGCGTCGACCTGAACTGCACCCACCACCGGGGTGTGCGGTCCGGGCTGGTGACCGGTGTCGCCACCCCGCTGCACCGGGGGCGCTCGACGGCCACGTACGAGATCGTCGTCAGCGACGAGGACGGCGAGCGGGTCTGCACGGCCCGCCTGACCTGCCTGCTGCGCGACGCCCCGGCGGCCCCGGGCGAGCGGACGGGGACGTCCGGCTGA
- a CDS encoding branched-chain amino acid ABC transporter substrate-binding protein gives MRQRSLIAITAALAAGALTLTACGSRDEDKGGSDTGSGTTVVIGVDAPLTGDLSALGLGIKNSVDLAAKTANKDKYVEGVTFKIEALDDQAQPSSGQQNATKLVADKNVLGVVGPLNSSVAESMQKVFDDAKLVEVSPANTNPALTQGPDWQKSKVRPYKSYFRTATTDAIQGPFAAQYVFNDAKKKKVFVIDDKKTYGAGLAATFSAEFKKLGGKVVGTEHIDPETKDFSAVATKVKSSGADVVYYGGEYPQAGPLSKQIKAAGAKVPVVGGDGIYSADFIKLAGASGTGDLATSVGAPVEELASAKEFVANYKTEGYKEAYEAYGGYSYDSAWAIIEAVKKVVEDNDGKLPSDARAKVTEAVQNVSFDGVTGKVSFDEYGDATNKQLTVYAVEGGEWKAVKSGTYSG, from the coding sequence GTGCGTCAACGTTCGCTCATAGCCATCACCGCCGCGCTGGCGGCGGGAGCACTCACTCTCACCGCCTGTGGTTCGCGCGACGAGGACAAGGGCGGCTCGGACACCGGCAGTGGCACCACTGTCGTCATCGGCGTCGACGCCCCGCTGACCGGTGATCTGTCCGCGCTGGGCCTCGGCATCAAGAACTCCGTGGACCTCGCCGCCAAGACGGCCAACAAGGACAAGTACGTCGAGGGCGTCACCTTCAAGATCGAGGCGCTCGACGACCAGGCGCAGCCCTCCTCGGGCCAGCAGAACGCCACCAAGCTCGTCGCCGACAAGAACGTCCTCGGTGTCGTCGGCCCGCTGAACTCGTCCGTCGCCGAGTCCATGCAGAAGGTCTTCGACGACGCCAAGCTCGTCGAGGTCTCCCCGGCCAACACCAACCCGGCCCTGACCCAGGGCCCGGACTGGCAGAAGAGCAAGGTCCGCCCGTACAAGTCGTACTTCCGCACCGCGACCACGGACGCCATCCAGGGCCCGTTCGCCGCGCAGTACGTCTTCAACGACGCGAAGAAGAAGAAGGTCTTCGTCATCGACGACAAGAAGACCTACGGCGCCGGCCTGGCCGCCACCTTCTCCGCGGAGTTCAAGAAGCTCGGCGGCAAGGTCGTCGGCACCGAGCACATCGACCCCGAGACCAAGGACTTCTCCGCGGTCGCCACCAAGGTCAAGTCCTCCGGCGCCGACGTCGTCTACTACGGCGGCGAGTACCCCCAGGCCGGCCCGCTCAGCAAGCAGATCAAGGCCGCGGGCGCCAAGGTCCCCGTCGTCGGCGGTGACGGCATCTACAGCGCCGACTTCATCAAGCTGGCCGGCGCCAGCGGCACCGGCGACCTCGCCACCTCCGTCGGCGCCCCCGTCGAGGAACTCGCCTCCGCCAAGGAGTTCGTCGCCAACTACAAGACCGAGGGCTACAAGGAGGCCTACGAGGCCTACGGCGGCTACTCCTACGACTCGGCCTGGGCCATCATCGAGGCCGTCAAGAAGGTCGTCGAGGACAACGACGGCAAGCTCCCCAGCGACGCCCGCGCCAAGGTCACCGAGGCCGTGCAGAACGTCTCCTTCGACGGCGTGACCGGCAAGGTCTCCTTCGACGAGTACGGCGACGCCACCAACAAGCAGCTCACCGTCTACGCCGTCGAGGGCGGCGAGTGGAAGGCCGTCAAGTCCGGCACCTACTCCGGCTGA
- a CDS encoding branched-chain amino acid ABC transporter permease: MNELPQQLVNGLLLGSMYGLVAIGYTMVYGIVQLINFAHGEIFMVGGFGALTMYLYVLPDGTSMWVALPLMLIGGVLVAVLVAVGAERFAYRPLRTAPRLAPLITAIGLSLALQQAVWAWYPNARSAITFPQIEGGPFEIGSVTIQTGDIFLLLAAPISMAILAYFVMKTRTGRGMQATAQDPDTAKLMGINTDRIIVVAFALGAAFAAVGSVAYGLKYGEVQFRMGFILGLKAFTAAVLGGIGNIYGAMLGGLVLGVAEALSTAYISDIPGMDQFGSQSWANVWAFVLLILVLLVRPQGLLGERVSDRA; encoded by the coding sequence GTGAACGAACTGCCGCAGCAGCTGGTCAACGGCCTGCTACTGGGATCCATGTACGGGCTGGTCGCCATCGGCTACACGATGGTCTATGGCATCGTCCAGCTCATCAACTTCGCCCACGGTGAGATCTTCATGGTGGGCGGATTCGGCGCCCTCACCATGTACCTGTACGTGCTGCCCGACGGCACGTCCATGTGGGTGGCGCTGCCCCTCATGCTCATAGGCGGCGTACTCGTCGCCGTGCTCGTCGCGGTCGGCGCCGAACGATTCGCCTACCGCCCCCTGCGCACAGCACCACGCCTCGCGCCCCTCATCACCGCCATCGGCCTCTCCCTCGCCCTCCAGCAGGCGGTATGGGCCTGGTACCCCAACGCCCGGTCCGCGATCACCTTCCCCCAGATCGAGGGCGGCCCCTTCGAGATCGGCAGCGTCACCATCCAGACCGGTGACATCTTCCTGCTGCTCGCCGCCCCCATCAGCATGGCGATCCTCGCCTACTTCGTGATGAAGACCCGCACCGGCCGCGGCATGCAGGCCACCGCGCAGGACCCCGACACCGCCAAGCTCATGGGCATCAACACCGACCGCATCATCGTGGTCGCCTTCGCCCTCGGCGCCGCCTTCGCCGCCGTCGGCTCCGTCGCCTACGGCCTCAAGTACGGCGAGGTCCAGTTCCGCATGGGCTTCATCCTCGGCCTGAAGGCGTTCACCGCGGCCGTCCTCGGCGGCATCGGCAACATCTACGGCGCCATGCTCGGCGGCCTGGTCCTCGGCGTCGCCGAAGCCCTCTCCACCGCCTACATCTCCGACATCCCCGGCATGGACCAGTTCGGCAGCCAGTCCTGGGCCAACGTCTGGGCGTTCGTACTCCTCATCCTCGTCCTCCTCGTCAGGCCACAGGGCCTGCTCGGCGAGCGCGTGTCGGACAGGGCGTGA
- a CDS encoding branched-chain amino acid ABC transporter permease, with the protein MTTQTTAPLATGETTAAGTPTRLVGIPPHLGRALATGGGALAIVSTFMAWTWTSAFPGDLTVYGYPGGLQVLVLIGGALTTLLGLSSYGIKGLRWLTPAGADSALKLAALGAFATAWYTIIAISTKLGGVVNLEPGGWIAGIATLVALLGALSLPYARPETEPGDPDDTGWDQFRHKARQQRTVVKGAFASGTATPARQLPAYAEILIIVAALALGLTVFTYGIGTEYDELFIGFLITAGFGFGAAAKAGLVGRISALTAKHRNVTMIGAFVAAAAFPFTQSDDQYATIGVYILIFATVALGLNIVVGLAGLLDLGYVAFLGVGAYTAAMVSGSPSSPFDIHLPFWASAILGAAVAMIFGVIIGAPTLRLRGDYLAIVTLGFGEIFRITVLNMDGTSGPDITNGSNGISSIPNLNILGFDFGQEHTFLGFTIARFANYFLLMLLITLVVVVVFRRSSDSRIGRAWIAIREDETAALAMGINGFRVKLIAFALGAALAGLAGTVQAHVTYTVTPEQYQFAAVVPPNSAFLLAAVVLGGMGTISGPLVGAALLYLIPSKLQFLDDYQLFAFGLALVLLMRFRPEGLIPNRRRQLEFHEEAEAPAVLSKAGA; encoded by the coding sequence ATGACCACACAGACCACCGCACCCCTGGCCACCGGCGAGACCACCGCCGCCGGCACCCCGACCCGCCTCGTGGGCATCCCCCCGCACCTCGGCCGCGCCCTCGCCACCGGCGGCGGAGCCCTCGCCATCGTCTCCACCTTCATGGCCTGGACGTGGACCTCCGCCTTCCCCGGCGACCTCACCGTCTACGGCTACCCCGGCGGCCTCCAGGTCCTCGTCCTCATCGGCGGCGCCCTCACCACCCTCCTCGGCCTGTCCTCCTACGGCATCAAGGGCCTGCGCTGGCTGACCCCCGCGGGCGCCGACAGCGCCCTCAAACTGGCCGCACTCGGCGCCTTCGCCACCGCCTGGTACACGATCATCGCGATCAGCACCAAGCTCGGCGGCGTCGTCAACCTGGAACCCGGCGGCTGGATCGCGGGCATCGCGACCCTCGTGGCCCTCCTCGGCGCCCTCTCCCTGCCCTACGCACGACCGGAGACCGAGCCCGGCGACCCCGACGACACCGGCTGGGACCAGTTCCGCCACAAGGCCCGCCAACAGCGGACCGTCGTCAAGGGGGCCTTCGCCTCCGGCACCGCCACCCCCGCGCGCCAGCTGCCCGCGTACGCCGAGATCCTGATCATCGTCGCCGCACTCGCCCTCGGCCTCACCGTCTTCACCTACGGCATCGGCACCGAGTACGACGAACTGTTCATCGGCTTCCTCATCACCGCCGGCTTCGGCTTCGGCGCAGCCGCCAAGGCCGGCCTCGTGGGCCGGATCTCGGCGCTCACCGCCAAGCACCGCAACGTGACGATGATCGGCGCGTTCGTCGCGGCCGCCGCCTTCCCCTTCACCCAGTCCGACGACCAGTACGCGACGATCGGCGTCTACATCCTGATCTTCGCCACCGTCGCCCTCGGCCTCAACATCGTCGTCGGCCTCGCCGGCCTCCTCGACCTCGGATACGTCGCCTTCCTCGGCGTCGGCGCCTACACCGCGGCCATGGTCTCCGGCTCCCCCTCCTCCCCCTTCGACATCCACCTGCCGTTCTGGGCCTCCGCCATCCTCGGCGCCGCCGTCGCCATGATCTTCGGCGTCATCATCGGCGCCCCCACCCTGCGCCTGCGCGGCGACTACCTCGCCATCGTGACGCTCGGCTTCGGTGAGATCTTCCGGATCACCGTCCTCAACATGGACGGCACCTCCGGCCCCGACATCACCAACGGCTCCAACGGCATCTCCTCGATCCCGAACCTCAACATCCTCGGGTTCGACTTCGGCCAGGAACACACCTTCCTCGGCTTCACCATCGCCCGCTTCGCCAACTACTTCCTGCTGATGCTCCTCATCACGCTGGTCGTGGTCGTCGTCTTCCGGCGCAGCAGCGACTCCCGCATCGGCCGCGCCTGGATCGCCATCCGCGAGGACGAGACCGCCGCCCTCGCCATGGGCATCAACGGCTTCCGCGTCAAGCTCATCGCCTTCGCCCTCGGCGCCGCCCTCGCCGGCCTCGCCGGCACGGTCCAGGCCCACGTCACCTACACCGTGACACCCGAGCAGTACCAGTTCGCCGCGGTCGTCCCGCCCAACTCGGCCTTCCTCCTCGCCGCGGTCGTCCTCGGCGGCATGGGCACCATCAGCGGCCCGCTCGTCGGCGCCGCACTGCTCTACCTCATCCCGTCCAAGCTCCAGTTCCTGGACGACTACCAGCTCTTCGCCTTCGGACTCGCGCTCGTCCTCCTGATGCGCTTCCGCCCGGAGGGCCTCATCCCCAACCGGCGCCGCCAGCTCGAATTCCACGAAGAGGCCGAAGCGCCCGCAGTGCTCAGCAAGGCAGGGGCCTGA
- a CDS encoding ABC transporter ATP-binding protein, protein MTTDTTTKDTAPGSSAAGETVLDARGVTMRFGGLTAVRNVNLTVNSGEIVGLIGPNGAGKTTFFNCLTGLYIPTEGEVRYKGQVLPPKSFKVTAAGIARTFQNIRLFANMTVLENVLVGRHTRTKEGLWSALLRGPGFHKAEKASRERAMELLEFVGLDAKAEHLARNLPYGEQRKLEIARALASEPGLLLLDEPTAGMNPQETRTTEELVFAIRDQGIAVLVIEHDMRFIFNLCDRVAVLVQGEKLVEGDSATVQGDERVVAAYLGEPFEDAPGQDEVAEVEAAEANAEPTTDTVPGKENDR, encoded by the coding sequence ATGACTACCGACACCACCACCAAGGACACCGCCCCCGGCTCCAGCGCCGCCGGCGAGACCGTCCTCGACGCCCGCGGCGTCACCATGCGCTTCGGCGGCCTCACCGCCGTACGCAACGTCAACCTCACCGTCAACAGCGGCGAGATCGTCGGACTGATCGGCCCCAACGGCGCCGGCAAGACGACCTTCTTCAACTGCCTCACCGGCCTCTACATCCCCACCGAGGGCGAAGTCCGCTACAAGGGCCAGGTCCTGCCGCCCAAGTCCTTCAAGGTCACCGCGGCCGGCATCGCCCGCACCTTCCAGAACATCCGTCTGTTCGCCAACATGACGGTCCTGGAGAACGTGCTCGTAGGACGCCACACCCGCACCAAGGAAGGCCTCTGGTCCGCCCTCCTGCGCGGCCCCGGCTTCCACAAGGCCGAGAAGGCCTCCCGCGAACGCGCCATGGAACTCCTGGAGTTCGTCGGCCTCGACGCCAAGGCCGAACACCTCGCCCGCAACCTGCCCTACGGCGAACAGCGCAAGCTCGAGATCGCGCGCGCCCTCGCCAGCGAGCCCGGCCTGCTCCTCCTCGACGAGCCCACCGCCGGCATGAACCCCCAGGAGACGCGAACCACCGAAGAACTGGTGTTCGCCATCCGCGACCAGGGCATCGCCGTCCTCGTCATCGAGCACGACATGCGGTTCATCTTCAACCTCTGCGACCGCGTCGCCGTCCTCGTCCAGGGCGAAAAACTCGTCGAGGGCGACAGCGCCACCGTGCAGGGCGACGAGCGCGTCGTCGCCGCCTACCTCGGCGAACCCTTCGAGGACGCACCCGGCCAGGACGAGGTCGCCGAGGTCGAAGCCGCCGAAGCGAACGCCGAGCCCACGACGGACACCGTGCCCGGCAAGGAGAACGACCGATGA
- a CDS encoding ABC transporter ATP-binding protein, which yields MTALLEVEDLRVAYGKIEAVKGISFKVDAGEVVTLIGTNGAGKTTTLRTLSGLLKPVGGQIKFNGKSLKKVPAHDIVALGLAHSPEGRHIFPRMTIEDNLRLGAFLRSDKPGIEKDIQRAYDLFPILGERRKQAAGTLSGGEQQMLAMGRALMSQPKLLMLDEPSMGLSPIMMQKIMATIAELKSQGTTILLVEQNAQAALSLADQGHVMEIGKVVLSGTGSDLLHDESVRKAYLGED from the coding sequence ATGACCGCACTGCTCGAAGTAGAGGACCTCCGGGTCGCCTACGGCAAGATCGAAGCCGTCAAGGGCATCTCCTTCAAGGTCGACGCCGGCGAAGTCGTCACCCTCATCGGCACCAACGGCGCCGGCAAGACCACCACCCTGCGCACCCTCTCGGGCCTCCTCAAGCCCGTCGGCGGCCAGATCAAGTTCAACGGCAAATCGCTCAAGAAGGTCCCCGCGCACGACATCGTCGCGCTCGGACTCGCCCACTCCCCCGAGGGGCGGCACATCTTCCCGCGCATGACCATCGAGGACAACCTCCGCCTCGGCGCCTTCCTGCGCAGCGACAAGCCCGGCATCGAGAAGGACATCCAGCGCGCCTACGACCTCTTCCCCATCCTGGGAGAGCGCCGCAAGCAGGCCGCCGGCACCCTCTCCGGCGGCGAGCAGCAGATGCTGGCCATGGGCCGCGCGCTCATGTCCCAGCCCAAGCTGCTCATGCTCGACGAACCCTCCATGGGCCTCTCGCCGATCATGATGCAGAAGATCATGGCGACCATCGCCGAACTGAAGTCCCAGGGCACCACGATCCTGCTCGTCGAACAGAACGCGCAGGCCGCGCTCTCCCTCGCCGACCAGGGCCACGTCATGGAGATCGGCAAGGTCGTCCTCTCCGGCACGGGCTCCGACCTGCTGCACGACGAGTCGGTCCGCAAGGCCTACCTCGGCGAGGACTGA
- a CDS encoding ANTAR domain-containing response regulator: protein MTAPESPQPVADDDDKSHVPPLTTRVVIAEDEALIRLDLKEMLEEEGYSVVGEAGDGEQAIELAREHQPDLVILDVKMPKMDGISAAEKIAEEGIAPVLMLTAFSQRDLVERARDAGAMAYLVKPFSKSDVVPAIEMAVSRFTELKELEKEVADLTLRLETRKLVDRAKSILQTAYGLTEPAAFRWIQKTSMDRRMSMQQVAEAVIQDADEKKAAKG, encoded by the coding sequence GTGACCGCCCCCGAGTCGCCCCAGCCCGTCGCCGACGACGATGACAAGTCGCATGTGCCTCCGCTGACGACCCGTGTCGTCATCGCCGAGGACGAGGCCTTGATCCGTCTCGACCTGAAGGAGATGCTCGAAGAGGAGGGCTACTCCGTCGTGGGCGAGGCCGGTGACGGGGAGCAGGCCATCGAGCTGGCCCGGGAGCATCAGCCGGATCTCGTGATCCTGGACGTGAAGATGCCCAAGATGGATGGCATCTCCGCCGCCGAGAAGATCGCCGAGGAGGGCATCGCGCCCGTTCTGATGCTGACCGCCTTCTCGCAGCGTGACCTTGTCGAGCGGGCCCGGGACGCCGGTGCGATGGCGTATCTGGTGAAGCCGTTCAGCAAGAGTGACGTCGTGCCGGCGATCGAGATGGCCGTGTCGCGGTTCACGGAACTGAAGGAGCTGGAGAAGGAGGTCGCCGACCTCACCCTCCGCCTGGAGACGCGCAAGCTGGTGGACCGGGCGAAGTCGATTCTGCAGACGGCGTACGGGCTGACGGAGCCGGCCGCGTTCCGGTGGATCCAGAAGACGTCGATGGACCGCCGGATGTCGATGCAGCAGGTCGCGGAGGCGGTCATCCAGGACGCCGATGAGAAGAAGGCCGCGAAGGGCTGA
- a CDS encoding helix-turn-helix domain-containing protein — translation MYDISTRKRALMLVVQGRSLNSVSQETGISRAAIRAWQQRLEPLPRMAPTDPGPPADDGAYSYLLGLYLGDGCISAHPRSGYYLRIACADAWPGLMEQCREAITNVRPGTGVYLLQREGCTMVTSYSRHWPLLFPQHGPGKKHERAIALDPWQQAIVGNHPWDFIRGLIHSDGCRITNWTTRLVGGERKRYEYPRYFFTNMSGDIIRLFTDTLDRVGVDWKLANARNVSIARKASVALMDTHVGPKY, via the coding sequence ATGTACGACATCAGCACACGCAAGCGAGCACTCATGTTGGTCGTTCAGGGGCGCAGCCTCAACTCCGTGAGCCAGGAAACGGGCATCTCCCGAGCCGCCATCCGCGCCTGGCAACAACGCCTGGAACCCCTGCCTCGCATGGCGCCCACCGATCCAGGCCCACCAGCGGATGATGGCGCGTACTCCTATCTGCTGGGCCTCTACCTGGGCGACGGCTGCATCAGCGCCCACCCCCGCAGTGGCTACTACCTACGCATCGCCTGCGCCGACGCATGGCCCGGTCTCATGGAACAGTGCCGCGAGGCCATCACGAACGTACGCCCCGGTACCGGTGTCTACCTCCTCCAGAGGGAGGGCTGCACGATGGTCACCAGCTACTCCCGACACTGGCCCCTCCTCTTCCCCCAGCACGGCCCCGGCAAGAAGCATGAGCGCGCCATCGCTCTCGACCCCTGGCAGCAGGCCATCGTCGGCAACCACCCCTGGGACTTCATCCGCGGCCTCATCCACTCCGACGGCTGCCGCATCACCAACTGGACGACCCGCCTGGTCGGCGGTGAGCGCAAGCGCTATGAATACCCCCGTTACTTCTTCACCAACATGTCGGGCGACATCATCCGGCTCTTCACGGACACGCTGGACCGAGTGGGCGTCGATTGGAAACTTGCGAACGCCCGCAACGTCTCCATCGCCCGCAAAGCCTCCGTCGCCCTCATGGACACCCACGTAGGCCCCAAATACTGA